The genomic window TGTGGTTGTGACTCTTAACATGTGGTCCATAACCACAAGGAACTCACAGTCTAGAGAGGGAAACTGGGACATATGTTTAACCTtatgaataaaaaagtaaatgtaaGGGTATGGTATAAGGTAACTGAGAGCAAGATGCCAGTTGATTTGAATAGAGAGCTGTAGGTTTAGAGGAGGGAACAGTTAGAATAGGCTACaaggaaaaaaagcaagattTGCATGAAGCTGGAAGGCCCATGTGAGTTTAGATACATGCATCAAAGGACATGAGTATTTGAAAAGGAGAATTATGTGAGCAAAGCCACAGAACCAAGCAGACCTGTCTAGTATTAGAAGCAGCCAAATGGCTGAAGGTAGTTTAAGGGCATATGAGGAAGAAATCTAAAGTATGTCAGGGTAGGAAAAGTGGTCTTCATTCCTATGGGCCTAGACAATGGGCTTTATTTCCTGGTTCTTCTACTTGTTATCAGTGCATTACAAAAATCACCCTGAATATCAGATTTCTCACAGATAAAACGGGGATAAGATGACTAACTTAGAAAGCAGAATCACCTGGCTATTCTCACAGATTTGTCATGAGAACCAAAAGACATAGTGATTGAAATAGTGCTCTGTGCCCAGTAAAGTCCTACTAAATTAAATCTGCTGTTTAGGAAATGAGGAGCAGAGCCAAACCATGACTTTCATGGGCCCCAGAAACATTTGCCTTTGTGGGTCCCTCCTTTGactaaaaaagatttttaaaaattatatttgatgattgcattgatataaagacaaaaataatccAAACTGGACTATTCACTTCTTTCTTctgatattaaaagaaataacattttcataGGCCCTAAAAGAATTGTGAGTTCTTGGCTCTGTTCCTATTGTTCCTAATGGATAAGTCGGCCAAGGAAGGACATACTAGATtattttgaggagaaaaaaaataatgatttggAAATTTAGGAGAGAACAGAAGGTTTAGGAAATTACTACAGAGATGAGCTAGAATTTTTGAAGATTTCAGATCCATAGGAAGAGTCTGGTGGAAGCTAATTACCATAAATGTGGAAGTGTACCATTTTTTCAATAAATCCCCATGGAACAGGAATAATATTTTCTGAAGTATGTGAAGACCACCACACTAGATCAGCAATAGACAAGACAGTATAACATTTACTGAGCTTTAGTGCAGGCAGCTTTAGATGTTTGAACAGAGTCCAGGCAAAGTGGAAAGGGCATGCAAGAAGAAGGGGTGGTGCCTTGGAGGAGATAGGAACCATCAATGGGCATCTCATCCCTTCTTCCTACTTTATTCCAAGGAAATATCCATAAATGACCCTGAGGAACCACAGCACCATCACCGAGTTTATTCTCATGGGGCTGTCTGATGACCCCCTCATTGAGGCCCTGCTCTTTGTGCTCTTCCTGGTGATTTACTTCCTGACCCTGATGGGGAACCTGATGATGCTGCTGGTCATCAGGGCTGATGCCCGCCTCAaaacacccatgtacttcttcttGAGTAATCTGTCATTCCTagacatctgcttctcttctgtcactgtgccCAAGCTCCTGGAGGACCTCCTGTCTGAAATGAAGACCATCTCAGTAGAGAGCTGCCTGACTCAggtcttctttgtgtttatcacAGCAGGGACTGAAGCCTTTCTGCTCtcagtgatggcctatgaccgctatgctGCCATATGCCACCCGCTGCTCTATGGCCAGGTGATGAGCAGCCATCTCTGTGTGAGGTTGGTGTTGGTCTCGTGGGGTCTGGCTGGTCTCAATTCAGTTGTCATTGTGCTCCTGGCTATTAACCTGGACTTCTGTGAGGACCAAACCATACACCACTACATCTGTGAGCTGCCCTCACTCTTCCCTCTGTCTTGCTCTAATATCTCCACCATTATCAATATCCTGATCTTCTCCATCTTACTGCATGGACTTGGACCATTCTTCCTCATCTTCTCCTATGTCCGCATTATCTCCACTATCTTGTCCATCAGTTCTACAACAGGCAGAAGCAAAGCCTTCagcacctgctcctcccacctcaCTGCAGTGATCCTGTTCTTTGGCTCAGGTTTGATTCGCTATCTCATGCCCACCTCTGGTTCCTCCCTGGATTTGTTCTTCTCCTTGCAGTACAGTGTGGTCACACCCATGGTAAATCCCCTCATCTACAGCCTAAAGAACGAGGAGGTAAAAGCAGCTGTGAAAAGGACTTTGAGGAAATATCTTTAATATCTTATTTAATGAACAAAGACACAGAATGGTAGGAAATTCGTGTGTGTTGCCAAGTGCCTGGCCTTAAAGTAGGATTCTTTAGCATTAATTTGAAGGGAGCCAAGAACAACCCACTCCCTGGTTATTactgacaatgaaaaataaaatatatgaaaccgTATCTCATTTCATATCTGTAGAtctataatctttatttccttttgctaCCCTTTTCCACATCCACCACTACTTTCTTCTAGAACTCATAGGTGGATTTTGGATCTCCAGAAttgctcatttatgtatcttacCTTTTCATCcttatcattttttgtt from Dasypus novemcinctus isolate mDasNov1 chromosome 12, mDasNov1.1.hap2, whole genome shotgun sequence includes these protein-coding regions:
- the LOC101441089 gene encoding olfactory receptor 8S1-like; the encoded protein is MTLRNHSTITEFILMGLSDDPLIEALLFVLFLVIYFLTLMGNLMMLLVIRADARLKTPMYFFLSNLSFLDICFSSVTVPKLLEDLLSEMKTISVESCLTQVFFVFITAGTEAFLLSVMAYDRYAAICHPLLYGQVMSSHLCVRLVLVSWGLAGLNSVVIVLLAINLDFCEDQTIHHYICELPSLFPLSCSNISTIINILIFSILLHGLGPFFLIFSYVRIISTILSISSTTGRSKAFSTCSSHLTAVILFFGSGLIRYLMPTSGSSLDLFFSLQYSVVTPMVNPLIYSLKNEEVKAAVKRTLRKYL